In one Nitrospira sp. CR1.1 genomic region, the following are encoded:
- a CDS encoding HAD-IC family P-type ATPase, whose translation MVEARQHSQARWYARSTEEIGREFGVVPAQGLAEDDATRRLSVHGRNELPEAASPSPWRMLGAQFSSLIIWVLIGAALVSGLLGEWVDAGAILAIVLLNGLLGFVQEYRAEQSLAALKTMSVTYARVIRAGTRRTLSSTELVPGDIIDVEAGDHVPADARLIQAAAFRTQEAALTGESTPVEKTSLALDDDDVPLADQRNMLFMGTTVTGGKGRALIVATGSATQLGRIATLMTAVPVEPTPLQRRLEQFGHVLLWLSLGIVLVVFGLGLWRGEPVFDMFLTAVSLAVAAIPEGLPAIVTTTLALGVMRMVRRHALIRRLPAVETLGAATVICTDKTGTLTKNEMTVTRLAVDGLVCDVTGDGYAPEGEIIGGDFRTGGLRDLLWSAVLCNGASLRAAEGGWTVVGDPTEGALLVAGGKAGWRKEDLEVAHPLVGEIPFDSERKMMTMVRRSGGRPVAYVKGAPDILLGRCDSYMTSAGEVSPLTDATRHSILSINQEFAQQALRVVALARRVLDPEPATFESEGIERELVFLGLAAMKDPLRPEAKQAVERCRSAGIVTVMITGDHKETALAIGREAGFVSGSTQALSGLELDGLTDAELSARVRDVSVYARVSAEHKLRIVKAWRAQGAVVAMTGDGVNDAPAVREADIGIAMGMTGTDVTKDASDMVVTDDNFASIAAAVEEGRSIYENIRKSVHYLLSCNLSEVLVMLGSTVLGWPLPLLPIHILWINLVTDGFPALALAVDPKDPDVMTRPPRDPQAPLLDRQRFLTVCVQGAVMAAATLAMFGIALSIMNDEVTFARTMTFTTLVLVQFLHAFTCRHDRLSLFQIGVATNRMLVAAVFISALLQAGILLSPWGQEIFRVVPLRLDEWWLVAGFGVLPFLVMELWKAWSRVRSGPPRGSTV comes from the coding sequence ATGGTCGAAGCGCGACAACACAGTCAGGCCCGGTGGTATGCCCGGTCCACGGAGGAGATCGGCCGCGAGTTCGGCGTCGTCCCGGCGCAAGGGCTGGCCGAAGACGACGCCACGCGCCGGTTATCCGTCCATGGTCGCAATGAATTGCCTGAAGCCGCCTCGCCTTCGCCCTGGCGTATGCTGGGGGCCCAATTTAGCAGCCTCATCATCTGGGTGCTGATCGGCGCCGCCCTCGTCTCGGGCCTGCTCGGCGAATGGGTCGATGCCGGCGCCATCCTCGCCATTGTGCTGCTGAACGGGCTGCTCGGATTTGTGCAGGAATACCGGGCAGAGCAGTCGTTGGCGGCGCTCAAGACCATGTCGGTGACCTATGCCCGAGTGATTCGAGCCGGCACAAGGCGCACCCTGTCTTCAACAGAGCTGGTCCCCGGCGACATCATTGATGTGGAGGCAGGAGATCATGTGCCGGCGGATGCGCGACTCATTCAGGCCGCCGCCTTCCGCACGCAGGAAGCCGCTCTGACCGGAGAGTCCACGCCAGTCGAAAAAACCAGCCTGGCCTTGGACGACGACGATGTGCCCTTGGCCGATCAACGGAACATGCTGTTCATGGGCACGACGGTTACCGGGGGCAAGGGGCGCGCCCTTATCGTCGCCACCGGCAGCGCAACTCAGCTGGGACGCATTGCGACGCTGATGACCGCGGTGCCGGTGGAGCCGACACCCCTCCAGCGGCGATTGGAGCAGTTCGGGCATGTGTTGCTGTGGCTTTCGCTGGGGATCGTGCTCGTGGTGTTCGGGCTAGGCCTGTGGCGGGGCGAGCCGGTGTTCGACATGTTTTTAACGGCCGTGAGCCTGGCGGTGGCGGCCATACCGGAAGGGCTGCCGGCCATTGTGACGACGACGCTGGCCCTGGGTGTGATGCGTATGGTGCGCCGCCATGCGTTGATCCGCCGGCTGCCGGCTGTCGAAACCTTGGGCGCGGCGACGGTGATCTGCACGGACAAGACCGGCACATTGACCAAGAATGAAATGACGGTCACACGCTTGGCGGTTGACGGCCTTGTGTGTGATGTGACCGGGGACGGATACGCGCCGGAGGGCGAGATCATCGGCGGCGATTTCCGCACGGGAGGGTTGCGAGATCTCTTGTGGAGCGCGGTATTGTGCAACGGCGCGTCGCTTCGAGCGGCAGAGGGAGGTTGGACGGTGGTGGGCGATCCCACGGAAGGCGCGTTGCTGGTTGCGGGCGGCAAGGCCGGGTGGCGGAAGGAAGACCTCGAAGTTGCCCATCCTCTCGTGGGAGAAATTCCGTTCGACTCCGAACGCAAAATGATGACCATGGTCCGCCGATCGGGCGGGCGTCCCGTAGCCTATGTGAAGGGTGCGCCGGATATCCTGCTGGGGCGGTGCGACTCGTACATGACGAGCGCGGGGGAGGTCTCGCCTCTCACAGATGCGACGCGACACTCGATTCTCTCGATCAATCAGGAGTTCGCCCAACAGGCTCTCCGGGTCGTGGCGTTGGCGCGGCGTGTGCTCGACCCGGAGCCGGCGACGTTTGAGTCGGAGGGGATTGAGCGGGAATTGGTGTTCTTGGGATTGGCGGCGATGAAGGACCCCCTGCGTCCTGAAGCCAAACAGGCGGTCGAGCGTTGCCGGTCTGCGGGAATCGTGACGGTGATGATTACCGGGGATCATAAGGAGACGGCTCTGGCCATCGGGCGCGAGGCAGGTTTTGTGAGCGGCTCGACGCAGGCCCTGTCCGGTCTGGAACTGGACGGGTTGACTGATGCGGAGTTGTCAGCGCGCGTGCGCGACGTGTCTGTCTACGCGCGGGTGTCGGCGGAGCATAAGCTTCGCATCGTCAAGGCCTGGCGCGCGCAAGGGGCGGTGGTGGCGATGACCGGCGACGGCGTGAATGATGCCCCGGCGGTGCGGGAAGCGGATATCGGGATCGCCATGGGGATGACGGGGACGGATGTGACGAAAGACGCGTCGGACATGGTCGTGACCGACGACAACTTTGCCTCCATCGCCGCGGCCGTCGAAGAGGGCCGGAGCATCTACGAGAACATCCGCAAGTCGGTGCACTATCTGCTGTCGTGCAATCTGAGTGAAGTGCTGGTGATGCTGGGGAGTACGGTGTTAGGCTGGCCGTTGCCGCTGCTTCCGATCCATATTCTCTGGATCAACCTGGTCACCGACGGGTTTCCTGCGTTGGCCCTTGCCGTCGATCCAAAGGATCCCGATGTGATGACACGCCCGCCGCGTGACCCGCAGGCGCCGCTCCTGGATCGCCAACGGTTTCTGACGGTCTGCGTTCAAGGCGCGGTGATGGCCGCGGCGACGCTGGCGATGTTCGGTATTGCCCTGTCGATCATGAACGACGAGGTGACGTTTGCCCGCACCATGACCTTTACGACGCTGGTGCTCGTTCAGTTCCTCCACGCGTTCACCTGTCGTCATGACCGGCTTTCGCTGTTTCAGATCGGGGTCGCCACCAATCGGATGCTGGTGGCCGCTGTGTTCATCTCGGCCCTGTTGCAGGCAGGGATTCTGTTGAGTCCTTGGGGGCAGGAGATTTTTCGGGTCGTTCCACTGCGGCTCGATGAATGGTGGCTGGTCGCGGGATTCGGGGTGTTGCCGTTCCTGGTGATGGAACTGTGGAAAGCCTGGAGCCGGGTGCGAAGCGGGCCGCCGCGCGGGTCTACGGTGTAA
- a CDS encoding ATP-binding cassette domain-containing protein: protein MFSFKRFYPFLKPYVPRMIAAAIMVMAVAAVNLALLRLGGTLWDVITVQHDADRMAQMILLLLGLVLLQGLCSMGHSYLTAWVSQRVMADFRTHLFAHLQTLSVNFFSKRRTGELMSRLMNDVTVIQNVVTDTPIDAAKQVVTFIGGAGFLFAMNWQLCLLILVLLPLLVVVAKLFGRRLRALSTTIQDQTASVSTLVEEVIAGIRVVKSFVQTKREEQRFVTQVHTAMELSLRRATIMAWFVPTITFVTFAAAAMVLWYGGRQVIDGTVSPGDLFAFVLFAGILIGPFGSAARVFAQIKEAQGAMQRVFEILDTHAEIADAPNAIDLPPVRGHVRAEHLSFAYDARQPVLSDVSFEAKPGELIAIVGPTGSGKTTIMNLLHRFYDPTSGRLTVDGHDVKDVRLDSLYRQIALVPQDTILFGGPIRDNIRYGREDATEEEILAASKAAHAHEFIAGFPDGYQTIVGEKGINLSGGQRQRVAIARAILKNPRILLLDEATSALDTESERLVQEALEELMVNRTTFVVAHRLSTIQRADRILVLNKGKIVESGTHAALLAQQGLYHYLYTLRLSELPV, encoded by the coding sequence ATGTTCTCGTTCAAGCGCTTCTATCCCTTCCTCAAGCCTTACGTCCCCCGAATGATTGCGGCCGCCATCATGGTCATGGCCGTTGCCGCCGTGAACCTGGCTCTGCTGCGCCTGGGAGGTACGCTCTGGGACGTCATTACCGTGCAGCACGATGCCGACCGAATGGCACAGATGATCCTGCTGCTTCTTGGCCTCGTCCTGCTCCAAGGGCTTTGTTCCATGGGGCACAGTTACCTGACGGCCTGGGTGTCGCAACGGGTCATGGCGGACTTCCGGACCCATCTCTTCGCGCATCTCCAAACCCTGTCCGTGAATTTCTTCTCCAAGCGCCGGACCGGCGAGTTGATGTCGCGGCTGATGAACGACGTGACCGTGATCCAGAACGTCGTCACCGATACCCCTATCGACGCAGCCAAGCAGGTCGTCACCTTCATCGGCGGCGCGGGCTTCTTGTTTGCGATGAACTGGCAGCTCTGCCTCCTCATCCTGGTTCTGCTCCCCTTGTTGGTCGTCGTCGCCAAGCTGTTCGGCCGGCGCTTGCGGGCACTCTCGACCACCATTCAAGATCAAACCGCCTCCGTCAGCACGCTAGTGGAGGAAGTGATTGCCGGCATCCGTGTCGTGAAATCCTTCGTGCAGACCAAGCGGGAAGAACAGCGATTCGTGACGCAAGTACACACCGCCATGGAACTGTCCTTGCGCCGTGCCACCATCATGGCGTGGTTCGTGCCGACGATTACGTTCGTCACTTTCGCCGCCGCCGCCATGGTGCTGTGGTATGGAGGCAGGCAGGTCATCGACGGGACCGTGTCTCCCGGCGACCTGTTCGCTTTCGTCCTGTTTGCCGGCATTCTGATCGGACCATTCGGATCGGCCGCACGCGTCTTCGCCCAAATCAAGGAAGCACAAGGCGCCATGCAGCGTGTCTTTGAAATTCTCGACACCCATGCCGAAATCGCCGACGCACCCAACGCGATCGACCTGCCTCCGGTCCGTGGACATGTGCGCGCGGAACACCTCAGCTTCGCCTATGACGCCCGGCAGCCCGTGCTCTCGGACGTGTCATTCGAAGCCAAGCCCGGCGAACTCATTGCGATCGTCGGACCGACCGGCTCGGGAAAAACCACGATCATGAATCTGTTGCACCGTTTTTACGATCCGACCTCGGGGCGGCTGACAGTAGACGGCCATGACGTCAAAGACGTCCGGCTCGATAGCCTGTACCGGCAGATCGCGCTGGTGCCTCAGGATACAATTTTATTCGGCGGTCCGATCCGCGATAACATTCGCTATGGCCGCGAAGACGCCACGGAAGAAGAGATTCTCGCCGCGAGCAAGGCGGCGCATGCCCACGAATTCATCGCGGGATTTCCGGACGGCTATCAGACCATCGTCGGAGAAAAAGGCATCAATCTTTCCGGCGGCCAACGGCAACGCGTCGCCATTGCGCGAGCGATTCTCAAGAACCCCCGGATTCTGTTGCTTGATGAAGCCACCTCGGCGCTGGATACTGAATCGGAGCGGCTGGTGCAGGAAGCCCTGGAAGAACTCATGGTGAACCGGACAACCTTTGTCGTCGCCCATCGGCTGAGCACCATTCAACGCGCCGACCGCATCCTGGTGCTGAATAAAGGCAAAATCGTGGAATCCGGCACCCATGCGGCGCTGCTGGCGCAGCAGGGGCTGTATCACTACCTCTATACCTTGCGTCTCAGCGAACTCCCGGTGTAA
- a CDS encoding AURKAIP1/COX24 domain-containing protein — protein sequence MASVLKKRRKKMRKHKYKKLRRRQKFLRRKS from the coding sequence ATGGCGAGTGTCCTCAAGAAACGCCGGAAGAAGATGCGCAAGCACAAGTATAAGAAGTTGCGCCGGCGTCAGAAATTCTTGCGTCGCAAGAGCTGA
- a CDS encoding acid phosphatase has protein sequence MFLSWTAPGSAQPPLPKPDHLVIVIEENHAFGQIIDSPAAPYLNTLARTGALLTNSYAVTHPSQPNYIALFAGTIDGVSKNTCPTSLTVPNLSSTLAQAGQTFVGYAEDLPAVGSIECIAGAYARKHNPWVNWQSSPINTVPAANNRPLTDFPTDFSTLPTVSIVVPNQQNDMHDGTDPDRIQRADQWLRARLERYVEWAQTHNSLLVITWDEDNGKSDNHIPTILVGPMVRPGRYGELTNHYGLLRTITDLYGAQPVGLSRQASPLTTIWAAPTLTP, from the coding sequence CTGTTCCTCTCTTGGACCGCGCCTGGTTCAGCTCAGCCCCCATTGCCCAAACCCGACCATCTGGTGATCGTGATCGAAGAGAATCATGCCTTCGGTCAAATCATCGATTCACCGGCAGCCCCATACTTGAATACGCTGGCGCGTACAGGCGCCCTGCTGACCAATTCTTATGCCGTGACCCATCCGAGCCAACCGAACTATATCGCTCTCTTCGCGGGAACCATCGACGGAGTCAGCAAAAACACCTGCCCGACCTCGCTGACGGTTCCCAATCTATCCAGCACACTGGCTCAGGCCGGACAGACATTCGTCGGTTATGCGGAAGACCTGCCCGCTGTCGGATCCATCGAGTGCATCGCGGGCGCCTATGCGCGCAAACACAATCCCTGGGTCAACTGGCAATCCTCTCCCATCAACACGGTCCCCGCCGCCAACAACCGTCCGCTAACCGATTTCCCGACAGACTTCAGCACACTGCCGACCGTCAGCATCGTGGTGCCCAATCAACAGAACGATATGCACGACGGCACCGATCCCGACCGGATTCAACGCGCAGACCAGTGGCTCCGGGCCCGCCTCGAGCGTTACGTGGAATGGGCACAGACACACAATAGTCTGCTCGTCATCACCTGGGACGAGGACAACGGGAAATCGGACAACCACATCCCGACGATTCTGGTGGGGCCGATGGTGCGACCGGGCCGCTACGGAGAGCTGACGAATCACTACGGACTGCTGCGGACGATCACGGACCTGTATGGAGCACAACCAGTAGGCCTCAGCCGGCAGGCGTCTCCTCTCACCACGATTTGGGCAGCGCCGACACTTACACCGTAG
- a CDS encoding response regulator: protein MPGSPHSPDGLSYDPQVLLNSQPVIVTVIDPANHSVQFQNQTSLGAFGDMAGSPCYEKIAGKTAPCEFCRMPDALGRNEVVSEQVEMQHGRHLLVHWAKAPSKDGRVHVIETIIDLAKRKQDEQGLRQSQKMEALGRLAAGIAHDFNNLLMVVIGHAHRVAQQLGSHPLHHEVDMIGQAGTRAAALTKKLLTFSRRQVLEQRDVPLNTLIRDMEDILRRLIGEQIQTVLVLHPQAGHVLGDPVQIEQVLLNLALNARDAMAEGGILTIETGNTDLDEQYVRTHPGAIPGRYVTLVVEDTGCGIDAETLAHIFEPYFTTKEFEKGTGLGLATVYGIVKESRGYIDVTSQPGRGSRFTVMLPRVQPQTSDAEQVAASRQLQATCATILLVEDDEGIRRLVAAVLRDQGYEVLAAADGVEALQMLQLRKGGCDLLITDVILPRMKASVLAQGARTMFPKIKVLYISGYAGDMLVSHGVDAQAAYLQKPFLPQAIIEKVAELLLPVGPQ, encoded by the coding sequence ATGCCCGGTTCTCCGCACTCGCCCGACGGTCTCTCGTATGATCCGCAGGTGCTGCTGAATTCGCAGCCGGTCATCGTGACGGTGATTGATCCTGCCAACCATTCCGTGCAGTTCCAAAATCAGACCAGCCTGGGTGCGTTCGGCGACATGGCCGGTTCCCCCTGCTATGAAAAAATCGCGGGGAAGACGGCGCCTTGCGAATTCTGCCGCATGCCTGACGCCTTGGGCCGGAACGAGGTGGTGTCGGAGCAGGTGGAAATGCAGCACGGCCGCCATCTGTTGGTCCATTGGGCGAAAGCGCCCTCGAAAGACGGCCGCGTCCATGTCATTGAGACGATCATCGATCTGGCCAAGCGCAAGCAGGACGAGCAGGGCCTGCGGCAATCGCAAAAGATGGAAGCGCTGGGGCGACTGGCCGCGGGCATCGCGCATGACTTCAACAATTTGCTCATGGTCGTCATCGGTCATGCGCACCGGGTCGCGCAGCAGCTGGGATCTCATCCGCTGCACCACGAAGTCGACATGATCGGACAGGCCGGCACGCGAGCCGCGGCGTTGACGAAGAAATTGTTGACGTTCAGCCGGCGCCAGGTTCTGGAGCAGCGTGACGTGCCGCTCAATACTCTGATTCGCGACATGGAAGATATCTTGCGCCGGCTGATCGGAGAGCAGATTCAGACGGTCCTGGTGCTGCACCCCCAGGCCGGCCATGTCTTGGGCGATCCGGTGCAGATTGAGCAGGTGTTGCTGAACCTGGCCCTGAACGCTCGCGATGCCATGGCCGAGGGAGGCATTTTAACGATCGAGACGGGCAATACCGATTTGGATGAGCAGTATGTGCGCACGCACCCAGGAGCGATTCCTGGCCGCTACGTCACGCTGGTGGTCGAGGATACGGGATGCGGAATCGATGCCGAGACTCTGGCCCATATTTTTGAACCGTATTTCACCACGAAGGAATTCGAGAAGGGCACTGGATTGGGGTTGGCTACCGTCTATGGAATCGTGAAGGAGAGCCGCGGGTATATCGACGTGACCAGCCAGCCCGGCCGGGGCTCGCGGTTTACGGTGATGTTGCCGCGTGTGCAGCCGCAAACATCGGACGCCGAACAGGTGGCGGCCTCACGGCAGCTCCAGGCGACCTGCGCGACGATTCTCCTGGTAGAAGACGATGAGGGCATTCGACGTCTTGTGGCAGCCGTGCTGCGGGATCAGGGTTATGAAGTATTGGCGGCGGCAGACGGCGTTGAGGCCTTGCAGATGTTGCAGTTGCGCAAGGGCGGCTGCGACCTCCTGATCACCGACGTGATCCTGCCGCGCATGAAGGCCTCCGTGTTGGCGCAGGGGGCCAGGACGATGTTTCCCAAGATCAAGGTGCTCTATATTTCAGGATATGCCGGGGACATGCTGGTGTCCCACGGGGTGGATGCGCAAGCGGCCTACCTGCAGAAGCCGTTTTTGCCTCAGGCCATCATCGAAAAAGTTGCTGAACTTCTCCTGCCCGTTGGCCCGCAGTAG
- the nadB gene encoding L-aspartate oxidase, whose product MSARSASPNIETDFLVVGSGVAGLRAAIELSRAGRVLMLTKGHPLESNSMYAQGGVAVALSEEDDVGSHLTDTLKAGHGLCRREAVRVLVEEGPDRIQELIAWGAKFDKIGKRFAFTREAAHSRSRILRARGDATGNEMVRALMAYAARQPRIQRLDRRFTVDLAVVDGRCCGAIVLNEMSGERTVLPASAVVLSTGGAGQVYARTTNPGNATGDGMAMALRAGAMLMDMEFVQFHPTSLYLPSSPPFLLSEAIRGEGGQLRNIKGELFMHRYHPDGALAPRDVVSRAIWSEMAATRARHVYLDVTHLGAAFVKRRFPTIYATCLRYDIDMTEEWIPVSPSAHYMMGGVWTDVHGATTLPGLYAAGEVACSGVHGANRLASNSLLEGLVFGMRAAQSAVAHAGHFSEPVPSLEDLEQGRPTDLDDPEKLRSSLRRLMWGKVGLVRSGESLISASAQLVRWMRLLGKPFSSRAALEVKNMVQVARCITDAALWRENSVGAHYRSDFPEARRQGWKQHSQLRLGDGQIIGMPSKERDLVLATEAPPSRRPGKKKTARS is encoded by the coding sequence ATGTCAGCCCGCAGTGCTTCTCCCAACATTGAAACAGACTTTCTCGTCGTCGGGAGCGGCGTCGCCGGTCTACGCGCGGCCATTGAACTGAGCCGCGCAGGGCGCGTGTTGATGCTGACCAAGGGGCATCCCCTGGAAAGCAATTCCATGTATGCCCAGGGCGGAGTGGCAGTCGCGCTCAGCGAGGAAGACGATGTTGGAAGCCATCTCACGGATACGTTAAAGGCCGGTCACGGACTCTGTCGTCGTGAAGCGGTGCGGGTGCTGGTCGAAGAAGGACCGGATCGCATTCAGGAACTGATCGCGTGGGGAGCGAAGTTCGACAAGATCGGCAAGCGGTTTGCGTTTACCCGCGAAGCCGCGCACAGCCGGAGCCGCATCCTCCGCGCGCGCGGCGATGCCACCGGCAACGAAATGGTGCGCGCCCTCATGGCCTATGCGGCCAGGCAGCCGCGCATTCAGCGGCTGGATCGGAGATTTACGGTCGACCTGGCGGTAGTCGACGGGCGTTGCTGCGGCGCCATTGTCTTGAACGAGATGTCGGGCGAACGCACCGTGCTGCCGGCCAGCGCGGTGGTCCTCTCCACAGGCGGAGCGGGCCAGGTCTACGCGCGCACCACGAATCCGGGGAATGCGACGGGGGACGGCATGGCGATGGCGTTGCGGGCCGGGGCGATGCTGATGGATATGGAGTTCGTGCAATTCCATCCCACGTCGCTATACCTGCCGTCGAGTCCTCCCTTTTTGCTGTCGGAGGCCATTCGCGGGGAAGGCGGGCAGCTCCGGAACATCAAGGGCGAGTTATTCATGCACCGGTATCATCCAGACGGCGCATTGGCTCCACGGGATGTGGTCTCGCGGGCGATCTGGTCGGAAATGGCCGCCACGCGCGCGCGGCATGTCTATCTGGATGTCACGCACCTGGGCGCGGCCTTTGTGAAGCGCCGGTTTCCCACGATCTATGCGACCTGCCTGCGGTATGACATCGATATGACGGAAGAGTGGATTCCTGTCTCCCCCAGCGCTCATTACATGATGGGCGGTGTGTGGACGGATGTGCATGGCGCGACGACGCTGCCCGGCCTGTATGCGGCGGGGGAGGTCGCCTGCAGCGGAGTGCATGGGGCCAATCGGTTGGCCAGCAATTCATTGCTGGAAGGATTGGTCTTCGGCATGCGGGCCGCCCAATCTGCGGTGGCTCATGCGGGGCACTTTTCCGAGCCGGTGCCGTCGCTTGAAGACCTGGAGCAGGGCCGGCCGACCGACCTCGATGATCCGGAAAAACTCCGCAGTTCGCTGCGTCGATTGATGTGGGGAAAGGTGGGGCTTGTGCGTTCGGGAGAGTCATTGATCAGTGCGTCCGCGCAACTGGTCCGCTGGATGCGTCTCCTTGGAAAACCCTTTTCCTCGCGCGCCGCCTTGGAGGTGAAGAACATGGTGCAGGTGGCGCGCTGCATCACGGATGCGGCCTTGTGGCGGGAGAATAGCGTCGGTGCCCACTATCGGTCGGATTTTCCCGAAGCCAGGAGGCAAGGGTGGAAGCAGCATAGCCAGTTACGGTTGGGGGATGGGCAGATTATCGGGATGCCGTCGAAGGAGCGAGACCTCGTCCTGGCGACCGAGGCGCCGCCGAGCCGTAGGCCCGGGAAGAAGAAGACCGCGCGTTCATGA